A section of the Marinimicrobium koreense genome encodes:
- a CDS encoding symmetrical bis(5'-nucleosyl)-tetraphosphatase, producing the protein MSTYAIGDIQGCLGPLRQLLDQVNFDPAEDRLWIAGDLINRGPSSQETLRFLYQMRDRLTVVLGNHDLHLIAVARGHRAPNNKDTLEDILGHDEHPEWIEWLRHMPLLHHDPTLNFVMTHAGIPPQWHLERAKAHAREVEAVLQSSQLDDFLAHMYGNEPSQWKHKLYGMDRLRMITNYFTRMRFCTADGDLDLNNKGEAGSHPPGFAPWFAHPKHKCRNERILFGHWAALEGKADAPNVFALDTGCVWGGSLTAIRLEDQKTFRCDCSLLKNL; encoded by the coding sequence ATGAGTACCTATGCCATCGGGGACATTCAGGGCTGTCTGGGTCCGTTGAGACAGTTGTTGGATCAGGTCAACTTCGATCCCGCCGAAGACCGGTTGTGGATTGCCGGCGATCTGATCAACCGCGGTCCGAGCTCGCAGGAAACCCTGCGCTTTCTGTACCAGATGCGCGACCGCCTGACGGTGGTGCTGGGCAATCACGATCTGCACCTGATTGCGGTGGCGCGAGGACATCGCGCCCCGAACAATAAAGATACCCTCGAAGATATTCTCGGCCACGACGAGCATCCGGAATGGATCGAGTGGCTGCGTCACATGCCGTTGCTGCATCACGATCCGACATTGAATTTCGTTATGACTCATGCCGGCATTCCTCCACAGTGGCATCTTGAGCGGGCCAAGGCCCACGCGCGTGAAGTTGAAGCGGTTCTGCAGAGTAGTCAGTTGGATGACTTTCTGGCCCATATGTACGGCAACGAACCGAGTCAATGGAAGCATAAGCTGTATGGTATGGATCGGCTGCGGATGATCACCAACTATTTCACCCGCATGCGTTTTTGCACGGCCGACGGTGATCTGGACTTGAATAACAAGGGGGAGGCGGGTTCTCATCCGCCCGGATTCGCTCCCTGGTTTGCACACCCGAAACACAAGTGTCGCAACGAACGGATTCTGTTCGGTCACTGGGCAGCCCTGGAAGGCAAGGCCGACGCACCCAATGTGTTCGCACTGGATACCGGTTGTGTCTGGGGCGGTTCGCTGACCGCGATTCGTTTGGAAGATCAGAAAACTTTTCGTTGTGATTGCTCGCTGTTAAAGAATTTGTGA
- the apaG gene encoding Co2+/Mg2+ efflux protein ApaG: protein MTHNIRVSVKPAYIEQQSQPAEHRFVYAYTITIDNQGDVPAQLIGRHWVIRDADEKKQEVRGIGVVGEQPHLPPGKRFTYTSGVILDTETGIMEGSYQMKTEDGQLFDVPIPAFALVPPHAIH, encoded by the coding sequence ATGACGCACAACATTCGGGTATCCGTAAAACCCGCCTACATTGAACAGCAGTCCCAACCCGCTGAACACCGCTTCGTGTACGCCTATACCATCACCATCGACAATCAGGGTGATGTGCCTGCGCAACTGATCGGTCGGCACTGGGTCATACGCGATGCCGACGAAAAGAAACAGGAAGTGCGTGGCATCGGGGTGGTCGGTGAACAGCCACACCTGCCGCCCGGCAAACGCTTTACTTACACCAGCGGTGTGATTCTGGATACCGAGACCGGTATCATGGAGGGCAGCTACCAGATGAAGACCGAGGATGGCCAACTGTTTGATGTGCCCATCCCTGCCTTCGCACTGGTACCGCCCCACGCGATTCACTGA
- the rimK gene encoding 30S ribosomal protein S6--L-glutamate ligase, producing MKIAILSRNRRLYSTRRLIEAAEERGHEVRVLDILKCYMDITPSNPSIWYIGEKLEGFDAVIPRIGASVTHYGLAVIRQFEMMGVYCLTESVALGRSRDKLRAMQLFSRKGLGMPRTSFAYHVHNTKDLIKLVGGAPLVVKLCEGTQGRGVVLAETAKAAESVIEAFRELRAEFLVQEFIKEAGGSDIRALVIGTKVVAAMQRTAMEGEFRSNLHRGGSAQLVKLTPSERQTAVKAAQTMGLSIAGVDLLRSSRGPLLMEVNSSPGLEGIEGATHKDVAGAIIKFVEENAKPNKTRTRGGKG from the coding sequence ATGAAAATTGCCATTCTGTCGCGCAACCGTCGACTGTACTCCACACGACGTCTGATTGAAGCCGCCGAGGAACGCGGCCACGAGGTGCGGGTACTGGATATCCTCAAGTGTTACATGGATATCACCCCCTCCAACCCGAGTATCTGGTACATCGGCGAGAAGCTCGAAGGGTTCGACGCGGTCATCCCCCGTATTGGCGCTTCGGTGACCCACTACGGCCTGGCGGTGATCCGTCAGTTTGAAATGATGGGCGTCTACTGCCTGACCGAGTCGGTCGCGCTGGGGCGCTCCCGGGACAAGCTGCGGGCCATGCAGCTGTTTTCCCGCAAAGGGCTGGGCATGCCGCGCACCAGCTTCGCCTACCACGTGCACAACACCAAAGACCTGATCAAGCTGGTGGGCGGCGCGCCGCTGGTGGTCAAGCTGTGTGAAGGCACCCAGGGCCGTGGCGTGGTGCTGGCGGAAACCGCCAAGGCGGCGGAGAGTGTGATTGAGGCCTTCCGCGAACTGCGCGCCGAGTTTCTGGTGCAGGAGTTCATCAAGGAAGCCGGGGGCAGCGATATCCGCGCCCTGGTGATCGGCACCAAGGTGGTGGCGGCCATGCAGCGCACCGCCATGGAAGGGGAGTTCCGCTCCAACCTGCACCGAGGCGGTAGCGCTCAACTGGTCAAGCTGACGCCCTCCGAGCGCCAGACGGCGGTCAAAGCCGCCCAGACCATGGGGCTGTCCATCGCCGGTGTTGACCTGCTGCGCTCGAGCCGGGGCCCGCTGCTGATGGAGGTGAACTCTTCGCCGGGTCTGGAAGGTATAGAAGGGGCCACGCACAAAGATGTGGCCGGTGCGATCATCAAGTTTGTCGAGGAAAACGCCAAGCCCAACAAAACCCGCACCCGGGGCGGTAAAGGGTAA
- a CDS encoding putative porin — MKIKSLALATAFSLTSGLAMANSYQAEVGASYTDVENGDGVFGMYGEFHFSPVQTRNHPLAEAAFLERSSNVYAAADDDFDALTVGGELYVPDTMFYVGGRVTRVDNAAGDETTAYATLGLTPVDGLLVTTEFSEDGYDANISAKYVTSLGGGNFVNLEGTYQDTDFDDDILSLGADFYFDRTWSVGAGYTDFLGDDQFTLRTEKFFTNEISGRLSFTDSDAAGNVFTIGGAVRF; from the coding sequence ATGAAAATCAAATCTCTGGCACTGGCAACCGCTTTTTCCCTGACGTCCGGCCTGGCGATGGCAAACAGCTATCAAGCCGAAGTCGGCGCTAGTTACACTGATGTCGAGAACGGCGATGGCGTTTTTGGCATGTATGGCGAGTTCCACTTCTCTCCGGTACAGACTCGCAATCACCCGCTGGCGGAAGCCGCTTTCCTTGAGCGCTCTTCCAATGTCTATGCTGCAGCGGATGACGATTTTGATGCGTTGACCGTGGGCGGTGAACTGTATGTTCCCGATACCATGTTTTACGTGGGTGGTCGTGTGACCCGCGTTGATAATGCGGCCGGTGATGAAACCACCGCTTATGCCACTCTGGGCCTGACACCGGTCGACGGTCTGTTGGTTACTACAGAATTCTCTGAGGATGGCTACGATGCCAACATCAGTGCCAAATACGTGACCAGCCTGGGTGGCGGTAACTTCGTCAACCTGGAAGGGACGTATCAGGATACTGATTTCGATGATGATATCCTGTCTCTGGGTGCCGATTTCTATTTCGATCGTACTTGGAGTGTCGGTGCCGGTTATACGGACTTTTTGGGTGATGATCAGTTTACCTTGCGCACTGAAAAGTTCTTCACCAACGAAATCAGCGGTCGTCTGTCGTTCACCGACTCCGATGCGGCTGGCAATGTCTTCACCATTGGCGGTGCCGTTCGTTTCTAA
- a CDS encoding PA3496 family putative envelope integrity protein yields the protein MAVNIDHSDDDTDYINDMPTEAENDEEPVKLTGREANQHILDMRRKIEDRLERRRLKEELGCDDLWELDF from the coding sequence ATGGCTGTGAACATTGATCATTCCGATGACGATACCGACTACATCAACGATATGCCCACCGAGGCCGAGAACGACGAGGAGCCGGTGAAACTGACAGGCCGCGAGGCCAACCAACATATTCTGGATATGCGCCGGAAGATCGAAGACCGGTTGGAACGGCGTCGGCTGAAGGAAGAGCTGGGCTGTGACGATCTATGGGAACTCGATTTCTAA
- a CDS encoding succinylglutamate desuccinylase/aspartoacylase family protein produces the protein MANSSPAAKTDPGRRAREKNRTLDIGGVKVAPGERTSVDIPLAAMYTHSDVEMTVHVINGRRPGPCLFVSAAIHGDELNGVDIIRRLLNYKQLNQLRGTLIAIPVVNVHGFLNQSRYLPDGRDLNRSFPGSERGSLAGRVANTFVGDILKNCTHGIDLHTGARHRSNLPQIRADLSSDETRNLAMQFGVPVVLDAKLRDGSMREAASDMGIPLLLYEAGEALRFDELSIRAGARGIINVMRELKMLPQRKRPAKIPQAVVASDSRWLRAPTSGVMRSRVQLGARVKKGDVLGMIADPLGLNESPVLAPAEAIVIGMTHLPLVHEGEALYHLANFHRRTGKVASEVQGFHEHFSDQEEEPFFIGWDDSLEN, from the coding sequence ATGGCCAACTCCTCACCCGCCGCCAAAACCGACCCGGGCCGACGCGCCCGGGAAAAAAACCGCACCCTGGACATTGGTGGCGTCAAGGTGGCCCCGGGGGAGCGTACGTCGGTGGATATCCCCCTGGCCGCCATGTACACCCACTCGGATGTGGAGATGACAGTACACGTCATCAACGGTCGCCGGCCCGGTCCCTGCCTGTTTGTCAGCGCCGCCATTCACGGCGATGAACTCAATGGTGTGGACATCATCCGTCGGCTTCTCAACTACAAACAGCTCAACCAGTTGCGCGGTACCCTGATCGCGATTCCCGTGGTCAACGTGCACGGCTTTCTGAACCAGTCCCGCTACCTGCCCGACGGCCGGGACCTGAATCGCAGTTTTCCGGGCAGTGAGCGGGGCTCCCTGGCGGGGCGGGTGGCGAATACTTTCGTGGGCGATATCCTGAAAAACTGCACCCACGGTATCGACCTGCACACCGGCGCCCGCCATCGCAGTAACCTGCCCCAAATTCGCGCCGACCTGAGCTCGGACGAGACGCGCAATCTGGCCATGCAGTTCGGTGTGCCGGTAGTGCTCGATGCCAAGCTGCGGGACGGCTCAATGCGCGAGGCGGCCTCTGATATGGGCATTCCCCTGTTGTTGTATGAAGCCGGGGAGGCTCTGCGCTTCGATGAGCTGAGCATCCGTGCCGGTGCCCGGGGTATCATCAATGTCATGCGCGAGCTGAAAATGCTGCCCCAGCGCAAACGCCCGGCCAAAATCCCCCAGGCCGTGGTCGCCTCAGACAGCCGCTGGCTGCGCGCGCCCACCAGTGGTGTGATGCGCTCGCGGGTGCAGTTGGGGGCGCGGGTCAAGAAGGGCGATGTGCTGGGGATGATCGCGGACCCGTTGGGGCTGAATGAATCCCCGGTGCTGGCACCCGCCGAGGCCATCGTGATCGGCATGACCCACCTGCCGCTGGTCCACGAGGGCGAGGCGCTGTACCACCTGGCGAATTTCCATCGCCGCACCGGCAAGGTCGCCTCCGAGGTGCAGGGCTTCCACGAGCATTTCAGTGATCAGGAAGAAGAACCGTTCTTTATCGGATGGGATGATTCGTTGGAAAACTGA
- a CDS encoding LysR family transcriptional regulator, translating to MDIELLRTFLEVTQTRHFGRAADKLFITPAAVSARIRQLEQTLGVTLFFRTRGNIQMTAEGERLLPHAHHLLEAWADTRRELAREAEPDRHLRLGATPGLWQFLLAGLPARLQRELPDMTLRAEAWSPDELLDRLSAEQLDLALLYDLPGDGALKSRRIGQVRLALFSSQPDLDVKAALADGYVSVDWGAAFALFQAKRFGEVTASLHTNQASVALATFRERKASAYLPEELAGEGVYPVRGAPEFTRPLYAAFRPEQEFSPSVQRVLDVLVEGDALSPSQSS from the coding sequence GTGGATATTGAATTGCTCAGAACCTTTCTGGAGGTGACCCAGACCCGACACTTCGGGCGTGCTGCGGATAAACTGTTTATTACGCCCGCGGCGGTCAGTGCCCGTATTCGTCAGCTGGAGCAGACCCTGGGGGTCACGCTGTTTTTCCGCACCCGGGGCAATATCCAGATGACCGCAGAAGGGGAGCGGCTGTTGCCGCACGCCCACCACCTGCTGGAGGCCTGGGCGGACACTCGACGCGAGCTGGCCCGGGAGGCCGAACCCGACCGCCACCTTCGCCTCGGTGCCACGCCGGGGCTCTGGCAGTTCTTGCTCGCGGGCCTGCCCGCCCGCCTGCAGCGGGAACTACCCGATATGACCTTGCGCGCCGAAGCCTGGTCGCCCGACGAGCTGCTCGACCGGTTGTCGGCCGAGCAGTTGGATCTTGCATTGTTGTACGACCTACCGGGCGATGGCGCCCTGAAGTCCCGCCGTATTGGTCAGGTGCGCCTGGCTCTGTTCAGCAGTCAGCCGGATCTGGATGTGAAGGCTGCACTGGCCGACGGGTATGTTTCGGTGGACTGGGGCGCGGCCTTTGCCCTGTTTCAGGCGAAGCGCTTTGGCGAGGTGACGGCCAGCCTGCATACCAACCAGGCCAGTGTGGCGCTGGCGACTTTTCGCGAGCGAAAGGCAAGCGCTTACTTACCGGAAGAGTTGGCTGGCGAGGGGGTGTATCCGGTAAGGGGGGCGCCCGAGTTTACCCGGCCCCTGTACGCGGCGTTTCGACCGGAGCAGGAGTTCAGCCCCAGTGTGCAGCGAGTGCTGGATGTGTTGGTCGAGGGCGATGCGCTATCGCCCTCTCAATCCTCTTAG
- a CDS encoding RimK/LysX family protein — MRKSVDIQDKTVIGWREWVRMPALGQAEIKAKIDTGARTSALHAYFVEPFELDGRPWVRFGLHPRQKDTEVQIECEAPVIDQRRVTDSGGHAEMRYVIATTMVLGDQAFDAEVTLTDRENMLFRMLLGRGALKPRFLVDSDQSFLLGGSKFQPPGELNLS, encoded by the coding sequence GTGAGGAAATCAGTGGATATCCAGGACAAGACCGTGATCGGCTGGCGCGAATGGGTGCGGATGCCCGCCCTGGGCCAGGCCGAAATCAAGGCAAAAATCGACACAGGAGCGCGCACCAGTGCGCTGCACGCCTACTTTGTGGAGCCCTTTGAGCTGGATGGTCGCCCCTGGGTGCGCTTCGGGTTACACCCTCGCCAGAAGGATACCGAGGTGCAGATCGAGTGCGAGGCACCGGTGATTGACCAGCGCCGGGTCACGGACTCCGGCGGTCACGCCGAAATGCGCTACGTCATCGCCACCACTATGGTGCTTGGGGATCAGGCGTTTGATGCCGAGGTGACCCTGACCGACCGGGAGAATATGCTGTTTCGAATGCTGCTAGGGCGCGGCGCGCTCAAGCCGCGCTTTCTGGTCGATAGCGACCAATCCTTTCTGCTGGGGGGCTCCAAATTCCAGCCCCCCGGTGAACTGAACCTATCCTGA